In one window of Nesterenkonia sandarakina DNA:
- the hrpA gene encoding ATP-dependent RNA helicase HrpA, whose product MSEPRTARRETFSAQDLAYPPALPVSGERERILEALAEHQVIVVAGETGSGKTTQLPKMALELGLHNQGMIGHTQPRRLAARTVAERLAEELGTSVGRDIGYQVRFNAEVSGATAVKLMTDGILLAEIQRDPSLRRYSAIIIDEAHERSLNIDVILGYLRRLLPSRPDLKVIVTSATIDPERFARHFSSDPENWSRETSDVPIIEVSGRTYPVEIRYRPVNPEAQLEDFDESEHFGEAEDGGSGPAAPRASQAPASRPGGRSTPGSGAAEEERDLLDAVSDAVLELAAEPEGDVLIFFPGEREIRDAAEALTETVSNDRRLRGSEILPLFGRLSMAEQKRVFSPGGRRRIVLATNVAETSLTVPGIKYVIDTGTARISRYSTRTKVQRLPIEAISQASANQRSGRSGRTSDGIAIRLYSQEDFDSRPAFTDPEILRTSLASVLLQMSSMGITRSPEELLDFPFVQKPDSKAVNDAVRLLTELGALSLRSGSGGKDQEHRKGPGTSSVTPVGRMLSQLPVDPRMARMMVEAARRDCLPEVTVLTAALSIQDPRERPAEKRAQADELHSRFKDENSDFSALLNLWRYLQEKQAELSGNQFRKLCHREHLNYLRVREWQELVAQLTEIADQVEFSGKGSARRRSSSGRRGKKLPGVDPAAKHDAIHQSLLSGLLSHVGLYNPRTRDYQGARGTRFAVFPGSHLFKKNHDWVMASELVETSRLWARSVAKIDPAWVEELAPHLVKTSHSEPRWSARQGAVVATEKVTLFGVPVVADRQVLYSKVDPEYSRELFIQRALVDGDWSTRHHFDRRNRERFAELEELENRTRRKDLRVSDEELFSFFDARIPENIVSQRHFDSWWKNQRHETPELLDLTEVELMAQAAEELDIDAYPEHFDHDGLALELQYEFNPTRYTAESGSSRGAAADGVTVRVPVLFLNQLQPERFDWLIPGLRTELITALIRNMPKPVRKNFVPAPDVAAKARDLLEQDFTPGVDSLTESLATVLRRLKGHVLDPEVFDTSALPEHLRFTFAVVSDRGRILESGFDLRELQIRFSRENRDAIGRSLTEDPNTEGAHPGTPQAGGPSARPGKGAGAGKGRGEGSGKGAGKAQHNGRGTVSQPAAEASSAGKQRQRTWSFGELPREITTVVAGRAITGYPALAPAEKGVSYTIQDSAAEQARVHRAGVVALLREVLPSPQRYVVDHLSNRERLAFGQSPHGTVESLVSDATTAALAHLVPAQLPYSEAEFQVLARHCRAELIETVLRLTDVLAQILSLSTELGSRLNRVSSPALKAARSDMTAQLEQLVHPGFVTATGQAQLQHLPRYLKAMQTRLDRLESGQALTRDAADMASVQELEDEYDAALEAVPAQLSVPADLAAVKWMIEEFRVNLFAQQLGTAQTVSMKRIRRAIKTSRI is encoded by the coding sequence ATGTCTGAGCCCAGAACAGCCCGCCGTGAGACCTTCTCCGCGCAAGACCTCGCCTATCCCCCGGCACTGCCGGTCAGCGGCGAGCGCGAACGCATCCTCGAGGCCCTGGCTGAGCACCAGGTCATCGTGGTCGCCGGGGAGACCGGCTCGGGCAAGACCACCCAGCTGCCGAAGATGGCTCTGGAGCTGGGTCTGCACAATCAGGGGATGATCGGGCACACCCAGCCGCGCCGTCTGGCCGCCCGGACGGTGGCCGAACGTCTGGCCGAGGAGCTCGGCACCTCGGTGGGCCGCGACATCGGCTACCAGGTCAGGTTCAACGCTGAGGTCTCCGGGGCCACCGCGGTGAAGCTGATGACCGACGGGATCCTGCTCGCCGAGATCCAGCGCGACCCGTCACTGCGGCGCTACTCCGCGATCATCATCGATGAGGCCCATGAGCGGAGCCTGAACATCGACGTGATCCTGGGCTACCTGCGCCGGCTGCTGCCCAGCCGGCCTGACCTGAAGGTCATCGTCACCTCCGCCACGATCGATCCCGAGCGCTTCGCCCGGCACTTCAGCAGCGACCCGGAGAACTGGAGCCGGGAAACCTCGGATGTGCCGATCATCGAGGTCTCTGGGCGCACCTACCCCGTGGAGATCCGCTACCGCCCGGTGAACCCGGAGGCGCAGCTCGAGGACTTCGACGAGTCCGAACACTTCGGGGAGGCCGAGGACGGAGGTTCCGGACCGGCCGCGCCTCGCGCGAGCCAGGCCCCGGCTTCCCGTCCCGGGGGCAGGAGCACGCCTGGCTCTGGGGCCGCGGAGGAGGAGCGGGATCTGCTCGACGCGGTCAGCGACGCGGTGCTCGAGCTCGCCGCCGAGCCCGAGGGCGACGTGCTGATCTTCTTCCCCGGCGAGCGCGAGATCCGTGACGCCGCGGAGGCGCTGACCGAGACCGTCTCCAATGACCGGCGGCTGCGCGGCTCGGAGATCCTCCCGCTCTTCGGTCGGCTCTCCATGGCCGAGCAGAAGCGGGTCTTCTCCCCCGGCGGTCGGCGTCGGATCGTGCTGGCCACCAACGTCGCGGAGACCTCGCTGACCGTGCCGGGGATCAAGTATGTGATCGACACCGGCACCGCGAGGATCTCTCGATATTCCACCCGCACCAAGGTGCAGCGGCTGCCCATCGAGGCGATCTCCCAGGCCAGCGCGAATCAGCGCTCAGGCCGGTCCGGGCGCACCAGCGACGGCATCGCGATCCGGCTGTACTCCCAGGAGGACTTCGACTCCCGGCCGGCCTTCACCGACCCCGAGATCCTGCGCACCTCGCTGGCCTCGGTGCTGCTGCAGATGTCCTCCATGGGCATCACGCGCAGCCCCGAGGAGCTGCTGGACTTCCCCTTCGTGCAGAAGCCCGATTCCAAGGCGGTCAACGACGCCGTCCGGCTGCTCACCGAGCTCGGTGCGCTGAGCCTGAGATCAGGATCCGGCGGGAAGGACCAGGAGCACCGGAAGGGGCCGGGCACCAGCTCGGTGACACCGGTGGGACGCATGCTGTCCCAGCTGCCGGTGGACCCACGGATGGCGCGGATGATGGTCGAGGCCGCGCGCCGGGACTGCCTGCCGGAGGTCACCGTGCTCACCGCGGCGCTCTCCATCCAGGACCCTCGGGAGCGACCGGCGGAGAAACGGGCACAGGCCGATGAGCTGCACTCCCGGTTCAAGGATGAGAACTCCGACTTCTCCGCGCTGCTGAACCTCTGGCGCTACCTGCAGGAGAAGCAGGCCGAGCTCTCTGGCAACCAGTTCCGGAAGCTCTGCCACCGCGAGCACCTGAACTACCTGCGGGTCCGGGAATGGCAGGAGCTGGTCGCCCAGCTCACCGAGATCGCCGACCAGGTGGAGTTCAGCGGCAAGGGCTCGGCTCGTCGTCGCAGCTCCTCGGGGCGTCGGGGCAAGAAGCTGCCCGGAGTGGACCCGGCGGCCAAGCACGACGCGATCCACCAGTCGCTGCTCTCCGGGCTGCTCAGCCACGTCGGTCTCTACAACCCTCGCACCCGCGACTACCAGGGCGCCCGCGGAACTCGGTTCGCGGTCTTCCCCGGTTCCCACCTGTTCAAGAAGAACCACGACTGGGTGATGGCCAGCGAACTGGTGGAGACCTCCCGGCTCTGGGCCCGTTCGGTGGCGAAGATCGACCCGGCATGGGTCGAGGAACTCGCCCCGCACCTGGTCAAGACCTCTCATTCGGAGCCGCGCTGGTCCGCGCGCCAGGGCGCCGTGGTCGCCACCGAGAAGGTCACGCTCTTCGGGGTCCCCGTCGTGGCTGACCGTCAGGTCCTCTACTCCAAGGTGGACCCGGAGTACAGCCGCGAGCTGTTCATCCAGCGCGCCCTTGTCGACGGCGACTGGTCCACCCGGCACCACTTCGACCGGCGCAACAGGGAACGCTTCGCCGAACTCGAGGAACTCGAGAACCGCACCCGCAGGAAAGACCTGCGCGTCTCCGACGAGGAGCTGTTCAGCTTCTTCGACGCTCGGATCCCGGAGAACATCGTCTCGCAGCGGCACTTCGACTCCTGGTGGAAGAACCAGCGGCACGAGACCCCGGAGCTGTTGGACCTCACCGAGGTCGAGCTGATGGCGCAGGCCGCCGAGGAGCTGGACATCGATGCCTATCCGGAGCACTTCGACCACGACGGGCTCGCTCTGGAGCTGCAGTACGAGTTCAATCCCACCCGGTACACCGCTGAGTCCGGCTCCTCACGGGGCGCCGCCGCCGACGGCGTCACGGTCCGGGTTCCGGTGCTGTTCTTGAACCAGCTGCAGCCCGAACGCTTCGACTGGCTGATCCCGGGGCTGCGCACCGAGCTGATCACCGCACTGATCCGGAACATGCCCAAGCCGGTCCGGAAGAACTTCGTGCCGGCTCCCGACGTCGCCGCGAAGGCCCGGGATCTCCTGGAGCAGGACTTCACCCCCGGCGTCGACTCGCTGACCGAGTCGCTGGCCACGGTGCTGCGCCGGCTCAAGGGCCACGTCCTGGACCCGGAGGTCTTCGACACCAGCGCCCTGCCGGAGCATCTGCGGTTCACCTTCGCGGTGGTCAGTGACCGCGGCCGGATACTGGAGAGCGGATTCGACCTGCGTGAGCTGCAGATCCGATTCTCCCGAGAGAACCGCGACGCCATCGGACGCAGCCTCACGGAGGATCCGAACACCGAAGGGGCCCATCCCGGTACGCCGCAGGCGGGTGGACCGTCCGCGCGACCCGGCAAGGGTGCAGGCGCAGGCAAGGGTCGCGGCGAGGGCTCCGGCAAGGGGGCAGGCAAGGCTCAGCACAACGGGCGCGGCACGGTGTCGCAGCCCGCTGCCGAGGCGTCCTCGGCGGGGAAGCAGCGCCAGAGAACCTGGAGCTTCGGGGAGCTCCCGCGGGAGATCACCACAGTGGTCGCCGGGCGAGCGATCACCGGCTACCCCGCGCTGGCTCCCGCCGAGAAGGGCGTCTCCTACACGATCCAGGACTCCGCGGCAGAACAGGCCAGGGTGCACCGAGCCGGCGTCGTCGCCCTGCTGCGCGAGGTGCTGCCCTCCCCGCAGCGCTACGTGGTGGACCATCTGAGCAACCGAGAGCGCCTGGCGTTCGGCCAGTCGCCGCACGGCACCGTGGAGTCGCTGGTCTCCGACGCGACGACGGCGGCGCTGGCCCACCTGGTGCCGGCACAGCTGCCCTACAGCGAGGCGGAGTTCCAGGTGCTCGCCCGGCACTGCAGGGCCGAGCTGATCGAGACGGTGCTGCGACTCACCGATGTGCTGGCCCAGATCCTGAGCCTCTCCACGGAACTCGGCTCCCGCCTGAACCGGGTGAGCTCTCCGGCGCTGAAGGCCGCCCGCAGCGATATGACCGCCCAGCTCGAGCAGCTGGTCCACCCCGGCTTCGTCACCGCGACGGGTCAGGCTCAGCTGCAGCATCTGCCGCGCTACCTCAAGGCGATGCAGACCCGGCTGGACCGGCTCGAATCCGGGCAGGCGCTGACCCGCGACGCCGCGGACATGGCCTCGGTGCAGGAGCTGGAGGACGAATACGATGCGGCCCTGGAGGCGGTGCCCGCCCAGCTTTCGGTGCCCGCCGATCTGGCCGCCGTGAAGTGGATGATCGAGGAGTTCCGGGTGAACCTCTTCGCGCAACAGCTGGGGACCGCGCAGACGGTCTCCATGAAGCGGATCCGGCGGGCGATCAAGACCTCCCGCATCTGA
- a CDS encoding 1-acyl-sn-glycerol-3-phosphate acyltransferase, translated as MSFYSVAKNFVVAPVVNTVFRPWVRGLHNIPSEGPAILASNHLSFSDSVFMPVKVPRQVHFMAKDDYWSRQGASGWVMRKFFDLSGQIPMDRSGGKASQHSLNAGEQALRDGGVLGIYPEGTRSPDGRLYRGKLGIARLALNTQAPVIPIALIGTDKVQPIGKNIPRLGRVGMIVGEPMTFESYYANAEDRFAQRAVADEIMYRIMRLSGQEYVDVYASDVKRALEAEKSEARAARKSLRQDHRHRAKDPETP; from the coding sequence GTGTCGTTCTATAGCGTCGCCAAGAACTTCGTCGTGGCCCCGGTGGTCAACACGGTGTTCCGCCCCTGGGTCCGCGGTCTGCACAACATTCCCAGCGAGGGTCCCGCGATCCTCGCCTCGAACCACCTGTCCTTCTCCGATTCGGTGTTCATGCCGGTGAAGGTGCCCCGGCAGGTGCACTTCATGGCGAAGGACGACTACTGGAGCAGACAGGGCGCCTCCGGGTGGGTGATGCGGAAGTTCTTCGACCTCTCCGGGCAGATCCCGATGGACCGCTCCGGCGGGAAGGCGAGCCAGCATTCGCTCAACGCCGGAGAGCAGGCGCTGCGCGACGGCGGGGTGCTGGGCATCTACCCGGAAGGCACCCGCAGCCCCGACGGTCGGCTCTATCGCGGCAAGCTCGGCATCGCGCGGCTGGCCCTGAACACCCAGGCCCCGGTGATCCCGATCGCGCTGATCGGCACCGACAAGGTGCAGCCGATCGGGAAGAACATCCCCCGGCTGGGCCGGGTGGGGATGATCGTCGGTGAGCCGATGACCTTCGAGTCCTACTACGCCAATGCCGAGGATCGCTTCGCCCAGCGTGCCGTCGCGGATGAGATCATGTACCGGATCATGCGGCTCTCCGGACAGGAGTACGTCGACGTCTACGCCTCTGACGTCAAGCGGGCGCTGGAGGCGGAGAAGTCCGAGGCCAGGGCGGCACGCAAGTCGCTGCGCCAGGACCATCGTCACCGCGCCAAGGACCCCGAGACCCCGTAG
- a CDS encoding alpha/beta hydrolase: MSGFGVSVFHGFTSTPASMRALADALQGAGFTVDLPLLPGHGTSWEQLATTSRREIMRAALASYDRLAARCPRVATVGLSMGGSLALHVAAHRRVEAVSVINPGLRLAPLTGPKAWAMGRIRPSVASIAGDIAKPDVVEEAYAQTPLRAVVELDRLFAQVRRELPELARRGTPALLFRSSVDNVLPPSSAETLSRLLRADQLEIVELTRSQHVATLDHEAETIHEQLISFLHRRHLAAETLERKAP, from the coding sequence ATGTCCGGCTTCGGAGTTTCGGTCTTTCACGGATTCACCTCCACGCCCGCCTCGATGCGCGCGCTCGCCGATGCCCTGCAGGGCGCCGGCTTCACGGTGGATCTGCCGCTGCTGCCCGGTCACGGTACAAGCTGGGAACAGCTGGCCACGACTTCGCGACGCGAGATCATGCGGGCCGCACTGGCCAGCTATGACCGGCTCGCCGCTCGCTGCCCCCGAGTGGCCACCGTGGGGCTCTCCATGGGGGGATCGCTGGCGCTGCATGTGGCGGCTCATCGGCGGGTGGAGGCGGTCTCGGTGATCAATCCCGGACTCCGGCTGGCCCCGCTGACCGGTCCCAAAGCCTGGGCCATGGGCCGGATCCGTCCCTCGGTGGCCAGCATCGCCGGGGACATCGCCAAGCCCGACGTGGTGGAGGAGGCCTACGCGCAGACTCCGCTGCGCGCCGTCGTGGAGCTGGATCGGCTCTTCGCGCAGGTCCGCCGCGAGCTCCCTGAGCTCGCCCGCCGGGGGACCCCGGCGCTGCTCTTCCGCTCATCGGTGGACAACGTCCTGCCGCCGTCCTCGGCCGAGACGCTCTCTCGGCTGCTCCGCGCGGACCAGCTCGAGATCGTCGAGCTCACCCGCAGCCAGCACGTGGCGACGCTGGACCACGAGGCGGAGACCATCCACGAGCAGCTGATCAGTTTTCTGCACCGACGGCACCTCGCCGCCGAGACCCTTGAGAGGAAGGCGCCATGA
- a CDS encoding AMP-binding protein → MKEFATPPAVEVPAELNITDLLERQVAADPKNILFGRQLSPGQWTDVSAAEFRDQVVQLAKGIIGSGIEVGDRVAIMAPTRYEWTLLDFAIFYAGAVTVPVYETSSPSQVAWIIEDASVKLLVAETPGHQKIVERAVAQENLTGLGDVYTIEGSGLDQLRAKGADVTEEQVEARRGVAVGADLATIIYTSGTTGRPKGCELTHANFTELSLQALGSSLGTVVNKDASTVMFIPLAHVFARFISVLAVAGGSRVGHTSDIKELVDDLGTFEPTFLLAVPRVFEKIYNAAMLKAEGDGKGTIFEKAANTAIAWSRAKQDGKVPFTLGLKHAVFDKLVYSKLRARMGGQVAHAVSGGSPLGERLGHFFYGVGVQILEGYGLTETTAPLTVNTPELSKIGTVGAPLPGCAVKIAEDGEILGRGVCVFRGYHNRPELNEEIFTSDGWFHTGDVGTLDSDGCLTITGRKKEILVTAAGKNVSPAQLEDLMRADAIISQAVVVGDNRPFVAALITLDEETLPQWLQRKGMDPKTPISELAQHETILTHVQTVVDRANESVSRAESIRDFRLLHTDFTIESGHLTPSMKIKRPLVMKDFAAEVEALYTEAAAKKA, encoded by the coding sequence GTGAAGGAATTCGCAACACCGCCCGCAGTCGAGGTCCCCGCCGAGCTGAACATCACTGACCTGCTGGAGCGGCAGGTCGCTGCAGACCCGAAGAACATCCTCTTCGGCCGTCAGCTCAGTCCGGGACAGTGGACCGATGTCAGCGCCGCCGAGTTCCGAGACCAGGTGGTGCAGCTGGCCAAGGGCATCATCGGCTCCGGCATCGAGGTCGGTGACCGGGTCGCGATCATGGCCCCCACCCGGTACGAGTGGACGCTGCTGGACTTCGCGATCTTCTACGCCGGGGCCGTCACCGTTCCCGTCTACGAGACCTCCTCGCCCTCCCAGGTGGCCTGGATCATCGAAGACGCCAGCGTGAAGCTGCTCGTCGCCGAGACTCCGGGGCATCAGAAGATCGTCGAGCGCGCCGTCGCCCAGGAGAACCTGACCGGCCTCGGCGATGTCTACACCATCGAGGGCTCCGGGCTGGATCAGCTGCGCGCCAAGGGCGCTGATGTGACCGAGGAGCAGGTCGAGGCGCGGCGCGGGGTCGCCGTGGGCGCCGACCTGGCGACCATCATCTACACCTCCGGGACCACCGGGCGGCCCAAGGGCTGCGAACTGACCCACGCCAACTTCACCGAGCTCTCCCTCCAGGCGCTGGGCTCCTCGCTGGGAACGGTGGTCAACAAGGACGCCTCCACGGTGATGTTCATCCCGCTGGCCCACGTGTTCGCACGCTTCATCTCGGTGCTTGCCGTCGCCGGCGGCTCCCGGGTGGGGCACACCTCAGACATCAAGGAGCTCGTGGACGACCTCGGCACCTTTGAGCCGACCTTCCTGCTGGCGGTGCCGCGAGTCTTCGAGAAGATCTACAACGCCGCGATGCTCAAGGCGGAGGGCGACGGGAAGGGGACGATCTTCGAGAAGGCCGCGAACACCGCCATCGCCTGGTCCCGCGCCAAGCAGGATGGCAAGGTCCCATTCACCCTGGGGCTGAAGCACGCGGTCTTCGACAAGCTGGTCTACTCCAAGCTGCGCGCCCGGATGGGCGGACAGGTCGCCCATGCAGTCTCCGGCGGCTCACCGCTGGGGGAGCGGCTGGGCCACTTCTTCTACGGCGTGGGTGTCCAGATCCTCGAGGGCTACGGGCTCACCGAGACCACGGCGCCGCTGACCGTGAACACCCCCGAGCTGAGCAAGATCGGCACTGTGGGCGCCCCGCTCCCAGGCTGTGCGGTGAAGATCGCCGAGGATGGTGAGATCCTGGGCCGCGGGGTCTGCGTCTTCCGCGGCTACCACAACCGGCCGGAGCTCAACGAGGAGATCTTCACCAGCGACGGCTGGTTCCACACCGGCGACGTCGGCACCCTGGACTCCGATGGCTGCCTGACCATCACCGGGCGCAAGAAGGAGATCCTGGTCACCGCGGCCGGGAAGAACGTCTCGCCGGCCCAGCTCGAAGACCTGATGCGCGCCGATGCGATCATCTCCCAGGCCGTGGTGGTCGGGGACAACCGTCCCTTCGTGGCCGCGCTGATCACCCTGGATGAGGAGACCCTGCCGCAGTGGCTGCAGCGCAAGGGCATGGATCCGAAGACCCCGATCTCCGAGCTGGCGCAGCACGAGACCATCCTCACCCACGTCCAGACGGTGGTGGACCGGGCCAACGAGTCCGTCTCCCGCGCCGAATCGATCCGTGACTTCCGGCTGCTGCACACCGACTTCACCATCGAGTCCGGGCACCTCACGCCGTCCATGAAGATCAAGCGGCCGCTGGTGATGAAGGACTTCGCCGCAGAGGTCGAGGCGCTCTACACGGAGGCCGCAGCCAAGAAGGCCTGA